The genomic stretch CCTCCCAACACACAGCAGTCCATATGAGAGTCATAAGATAAGACACTTTCCCAAGCTTAAACCCTGCCATTTCCTTGCTTAAACCCTTCCATTCTCCACTGGCAAAAAGCCCCACAACTATAACACAGCTTGCAACAAGCGATGGATAAATTATCATATCTAGAACCACCTTAACTGttttcttcttggcaaccttgtGTAGAAACCATTGTGTAAGTGAAAGAAGTAGTCCATATAAGGCTGAGGCAGCTATAGTGCATATGAAACCGATTGCGTACTGTCGTTTGGAGAATGGATGGCCATCGTCGCTTGAAGCAGTGGAGTCGTTGGTTTGAAAGATGAGGAGAATGGAGGAGATGGTGAGAAGGGTTAAGGAATTGATAATGAGAAAAGTGAACTTCAGAGAGTTgaggaagaaggagaagaaagcgTTGAAGGCTAGTTGAGAAGCGCAGAGAAGGGAGTAAGTAGAGACTGGAAGATACATGTACCCAACAGAATACAACATGGAGTCAGCGGCTATAACAATGCCGAACAAGGAATAAGCTGATGCAAAAAGTAAAAGAGATGGAGATTTACGTTGGAGATTGTTGGAAACGGGATGTTGAAGTAGTGGCGATGAAATGAAATAGAAGGGAACAAGAACTGGGAAACCTGCAGTGAGCATAAGTCCAGCTAGCCATTTGCTGTTACCGCCTTTGTCATAGTATAATCTTCCAAGGAGAGTGGCCGCTGTCTGCCCAACAAGAACAAAGATTGTATAGATGGCCATTCGGATCCACCACATCAAATTTCTTTGGCGAGTGAATGAGCCTCCTTCTGCGGCTTCAACGCCTGCAGGTAAATGTCAAGATCATCATTCACAAGCTAGCTACCATGGGACTTCATTGCATCAAAATTTACATGCGTTAGACAAAGCTATTAGTGGGAGGTACCCTTACCCTAAACAAGGTTGGATTCAATCCACACATTGAACTTGTATCAGAACCATAATGCCCCAACTCAAGTTATGTTCAAAGTTGCTTAAACAGGTGCACGGTATCACTAGAAGATTCTTGacagaataaataatatctttaaaGTGAATAGTATTATTTATGAGGCGACCAACCAAAATGAATGagcaatttaatttcaaattgtgttgaagttatatcaaataaaatcaatataagtgagtggtatataagtataGTAGATTGAACCTTAATACAAACTgattagttttatataatatgggtttagatcttcacacttataatCTCACTAAagttttatatctaataaaaataattaagtgaATGGTTTATAAATGTAGTAGATTTGATATTAACTCAATctaattggttttatgtaatataaatttcgatcttcatatttatagaccacaaattaaattattaaactaaaactctattttaaaatcaattcattcaaattcaaattcaaattgagcaaTAGATTCGGATTGACTCCTAATTCTAAATGTGTGTGCAGTTATGTCTCATATCCTCACAAAATCTGAGTCAGTCTAACCCATAAAAGTCTAGTAGTATTATCAAATCAATTACCACAGCCTAGATCAAACTCTAATTATTAAGCTTCATCGGCTAAAACAAGATCTCAAATATGGTAACAACAGTGTTATTAACTCATATCCATGCATGCATGTATCTCTCttgattaaaaacaaaaaaataaaaaaaacctcTTGACTCTCATCGCTTACCTAGAATATGAAGCTCCACTTCTTCTTGTTGAGCACGTCCCATGGCAAtactgaagaagaagagaagaaaaagaacactCAAGGAGATCGAGTTTCAGCCAGGCAGAGAGAGGCCCTTGAAATTAAAGTCCTCAgaaatattaatatcaataatttgtaatctGTCTGAATGCCAAACCAGCAGCCCGTATGAGGTTAAAGACTTTCAGTAAGAGACACGTAGTCTTGTGGGTAGCATCAATTAAACATACTCACGAAGTTACTTATACTAAA from Mangifera indica cultivar Alphonso chromosome 6, CATAS_Mindica_2.1, whole genome shotgun sequence encodes the following:
- the LOC123218657 gene encoding probable purine permease 10 isoform X2; the encoded protein is MGRAQQEEVELHILGVEAAEGGSFTRQRNLMWWIRMAIYTIFVLVGQTAATLLGRLYYDKGGNSKWLAGLMLTAGFPVLVPFYFISSPLLQHPVSNNLQLSTYSLLCASQLAFNAFFSFFLNSLKFTFLIINSLTLLTISSILLIFQTNDSTASSDDGHPFSKRQYAIGFICTIAASALYGLLLSLTQWFLHKVAKKKTVKVVLDMIIYPSLVASCVIVVGLFASGEWKGLSKEMAGFKLGKVSYLMTLIWTAVCWEVFSVGSIGLIFEVSSVFSNVISTLGLPVVPVLAVAFFRDQMSGVKVLALILAVWGFVSYVYQHYYLDDHKAKIDSRNADAAAKAPIVGRNDVDENENKESN
- the LOC123218657 gene encoding probable purine permease 10 isoform X1, which encodes MGRAQQEEVELHILGVEAAEGGSFTRQRNLMWWIRMAIYTIFVLVGQTAATLLGRLYYDKGGNSKWLAGLMLTAGFPVLVPFYFISSPLLQHPVSNNLQRKSPSLLLFASAYSLFGIVIAADSMLYSVGYMYLPVSTYSLLCASQLAFNAFFSFFLNSLKFTFLIINSLTLLTISSILLIFQTNDSTASSDDGHPFSKRQYAIGFICTIAASALYGLLLSLTQWFLHKVAKKKTVKVVLDMIIYPSLVASCVIVVGLFASGEWKGLSKEMAGFKLGKVSYLMTLIWTAVCWEVFSVGSIGLIFEVSSVFSNVISTLGLPVVPVLAVAFFRDQMSGVKVLALILAVWGFVSYVYQHYYLDDHKAKIDSRNADAAAKAPIVGRNDVDENENKESN